The window ttacttaaaagatTTGTAGTCATTCCACCTTTGCAGCATTGAAAACCAAAAGGGCtttttattgtattcatttttatttatgtatatacattcatgtaGATTTTGATAGAGCTGGagttaaatgtgaatatattgcCAAGTCGCAAGCCATGCATATGCAGATACACTAATCGAGGAAATGctgtaatatgaaattttcataagtATACAAACATAAACCTTATATCATATCTCCCATCGCAGCTACCCCTCTTTGTTCATTAACTTTACTCACTCTTCTTAACCACCAGTTCGGCTactaatctggtggtccgaagttcgattctcggctcggccaacgcggaaccagaggaatttatttctggtgatggaaattcatttctcgatttaatgtggttcggatcccacaataagctgtaggtcccgttgctaggtaaccaattggttcctagttacataaaaatatttaatcctttgggccagctctaggagagctgttaatcagctcagtagtctgggaaaactaagatatacttaacttaaccacCAGTTAACCCATTTCCAACATTTACTGAAAGGTACTCCTTTATAAAAAGCTCTGGTTCTTATAGCtctgaaaaaaatgtcatatttgaagaaatgttgcaGCACATACCTTCCAAGACCGTCATCAGTGTTGCTGGTCACAATAGCTGCTCATGTATTGTATCCACAATAACAATcagtgaaattaattttaaaattttcatctcttcaaattactactcaattcacccttactattttttcttcttattatctgcATCTGTGGATAATATGGTGTTATGTATAGCTGGATCACATATAATTAAGCATTCCCTATATACTGTACCCTTCCTGCTTTTACCCCACAAAACTCCTATGCTGGTCTCTTGCATTTTCTATTCTTGGCCTTTGATTTGTTAATAAGATATGTTCATAAGTAATTTGTATTGTAATGTCAAGCTAAGAAGGTTTACAGATGTGAGGTGGTGGGCgtcaatattaactgttaatcTATTGTTGCATTGTTGCCTCAGGAATGTTTTGATGCTGTGTCTGGACATCGTTTGGTAGGATTATATTCATGTTTGGATAGAACTATCAAATGCATGCTTTGTTAATTGGTCTGAGACCTTTATGGGAACCtgaattgaattttatttattattttgctgctTCAGTTCTGGCATTATGTTTCCTAACTCTTTGTTGTATTCTTTGATTTCAGAGTCTCCCTCAGAAGAACCTTCCttcctttgtcagttttgattagCATCAGGATTTTGGGAATGCATGTTGTTTAATGGTACTACATGGAACATTACCAATAGCAATTCTTAAAGTGTATGGGACAACAGTGAATTATTGTATGcatatttaacaaatttaaacaagtaaaatttgttttgaatattagaTTCATACATTAGCAGTGACATCTGGTTGTAGTCCTTCAAGATATTGTACTTAatttttaacagatttattcggtaattatttgtaaacaattttatgttaagagttgtgaattgaacacattgtcattacagaacaggacaggacataaaggctaaaatgaatccaggacattctttagaatttcctttgaaaagtgaaactgaaggtgcattatcactaccttccataaatcaagaaaacagcaacttggctgcctttagtggaaccagtgatggagactttttgtctctggatccattgatggacatcaaaatagagccagaggaattctgtgagtctaatgaagatgatgaatattcatatgaaatgaattcaatagtgaatgaaaaacatccagaaacttgcaaaaaggaagtGAAACAAGAAAGAAGGATCTGTGACAATGGAGAGAAGCCTTTCGTATCCACTTACTGTGAGAAAgcattttacaagaaaattaatcttacaaatgatatcacaaatcctaccagagagaaattcatatgcaatgactgtgggaaaaCATTTTCCTGGAAACATAATCTTATAgctcatatgagaatccatacaggagagaagccattcatgtgcaaggaatgtgggaaaggatTTGCCCACAAACATCATCTTACAATTCATATGAaaatccatactggagagaaaccattTATGTGCAAaaaatgtgggaaagcattttcccgcaAAATACGtcttacacttcatatgagattgcatactggagagaagccatatatgtgcaatgaatgtgggaaagcattttcccagaaaccaagtcttacaagtcatatgaaattgcatactggagagacgCCATTtatgtgcaaagaatgtgggaaagcattttcccgcaAACTACATCTTACAtttcatatgagattgcatactggagagaagccatatatgtgcaatgaatgtgggaaagcattttcccagaaaccaagtcttacaagtcatatgaaattgcatactggagagaagccatatatgtgcaaggaatgtgggaaagcattttcccagaaaccaaATCTTACAAGACATATGAGATTTCATACTGGAGAGAAATCAtacatgtgcaaggaatgtgggaaagcattttcccaaaagcaacatcttacaagtcatatgagaatccatactggagagaagccattcaggtgcaaggaatgtgggaaagcattttcccagaaatcaagtcttacagatcatatgagattgcatactggagagaagtcATATATGTGcaacgaatgtgggaaagcattttcccacaaaCCAAATCTTACAAGACATATGAGATTTCATACTTCAGAGAAGTCATATATGTGcaacgaatgtgggaaagcattttcccacaaaCATCATCTCACAATTCATATGAaaatccatactggagagaaTCCATTcaggtgcaaggaatgtgggaaagcattttcccagaaatcacaTCTTGCAAGTCATATGAaaatccacactggagagaaaccattcagatgcaaggaatgtgggaaagcattttcccagaaatcaagtctgacaagtcatatgagaatgcatactggagagaagccatatatgtgcaaggaatgtgggaaagcattttcccacaaaCCAAGTCTTACACATCACATGAGGTTGCATactggaaaggaaaaagaaacaacatgataaaataaaccagttaagTGCAGAGATGTCTCAAATGACCAACTATATGAGAGATCAAAATCACTGATAAAATCtgctcaagaaaataaggaaaataaagaaaaaatacagaataggggATGAACAAATGAGTGGAAAACTGGCAGATCAACAAGCCAATATAAAGGCCCTAGCTTCACAAATAGGAAAAAACAACAGGAGATAAATGTAAAACAGATAAATAGGCAGTTTGGTGAAAATCCAAAGATTGTGTATAGGAAGATTACGAAAGAAACAGTGGAGGTATGAACATCATCGAGCAAGGAATACCTAGAGAAATTTTGGAAGCCACTGTTTGAAGACCCTAGACAACACCAAGAGAATTCATAAACCAGCTGGCAATACCATTGGTGACATGCGGTTTTGGCATTATAGACTGGCAACAAGGTGAGTTAGACAGGATGGATATTAAAAGATTCTCACCCTACATTAAGTCACATACAGACACCAGTGTATGGACATAATATACATCCCTCACAGAGAAGGTGGATTAAGCCTGGCTGAGATCAACCAGGCCTACAGAACAGCAATAATAAGTCAAAAGACACGAGAAttcacactagacagaaactgtttacttgatctctgtcaaagtagtttttattacatgattttatttaatttgactCCTGCGTCTGTTTTGAATGAAGGTGTCTCAAAAGGTGTGTGAAAACTCATGCTAGAAAGAAGTCATATCCTGTATCTGCACTTGTTTTCCAAGAGTTCTTTTTCATTAGGTTTTTTCATTAGGTTCATCTTAGAATGAATGTGTTAACTCAGAAGAAAGACATTCTTCCACACGATGTTGAAACAGTTTTTCTCTTGTAGATTCATAACACATGGGAGCACTCATGGAGGATAGATATTATCCTTTTACACTGCATGTTGTACTTTTGTCTTGTATTCTGCAAATCATAGTCATTGGTTCTGAATGCCAGACTGTTTTTCAGGTGTCAAAATGCACAAGCAAAGTCACTCATCAGAGAGGATGTTCAGTTGCACTGacagatttgttaatgttttgcaccccaaagtaagttgcacttgatggggagataattattgtgaacttgtctgcaaaatctatagaaaaaaaggcaacagcaacctaagggacgataaaaagaaaaaccacatatttttatgatccaattcatgaccatcatcattgctgttACTTAAAGAAGAGAAAGAGCATCTGGAGGAGGGTCTCACTGAAAACGCAGATGAAGGCTCTTCATTTGCAGTCTTTATTAGAAGTCAAGCCAGAGCCAGAGTATTTTGGCCGGagtgaatttgatgcaaaatggttgtgtaacctttatgcaaaggtgaaataaattattgtttttttcttacaattgtttTCAATGAACACTACAGTGCTAGGTTAAGAAACTTTCATTTACCTTCTCCACTCTTCTTGTTCatgtgtattttttgtatgatttccaaATAAAGAATTAGTATTGTCTTTGGCTGACACaaagttttcttccttttgttattcagcattgtgcatatatacacaggtatatgaagttgtaagcttgaatattaccatgaaatgttattcttagtggaaatagaaaggattgatatcttcattaaacttcaatgaaattttggtgcattttttatatgattatttttttatgttcttggTTTTAATCTTCTACAAAGATTGTGCTACAGCATTTGTGAGTAAATCATAATTCCTTGTATCAGCTTACTAAATACTATAGTGGactgtgtagtattttgttttaggttaaccAGTCTGAAGTGTTTAGACTAGACTGGTTATGTAAATGACTAAAGTGATGTGTTATTCTGATTAGATtaaacctctttttttattttatttcattgtataaactttgaaaatactgataaataataaaaattgtctatacataaatacaatttttcatttggccccattaaaacttaaatatcagaataatattctacactgccaaaagtgaatgaatgtattagggctgttgccttgtataataaggcgccctatgaggtaatgttagacttgcgataatcttacgctaagtcggttggtattgcacttccatattcatgggagtgtcttggggtttgtagatcacttacgaagtcggtattatcttctttggttatgacgatgtgttaaactcatgatgattcggcaatgatgtgaggttctagtagaaaccacgaagtacaaaaaatacttatattctctgagattacatgaagattaagtaggattgtacaggtcttctaatgacgatagcttgatcgcttctgccaatgatgatggctaattctattctgtccaccatctcggttacaagtcataaaggaagcagacagtagctcgaacatatgaacatacatacaaaatgagacacattactaatcacgtaggccatttgaattataggtcgcggtagttgtctcaagcagggagcttggactaatgtttcaaaacaaatgaatgaacacaggtgacggcacgtcatcttagcctacatactttatcgtctctggtctgatcacattcctgcaagcaatctggttgacctctttagttttagtcttttatatatatggaataacattccatatttttattatgtaatcacttacataaaagctcggtcagctaccaaaaccaaccactgaatattactcaagcttgacttgcatttgacttataggagtgtgatacagacactatgtgaatatatatagatatatagaaaatacttataagtaaaaaaaattcatggtgtacacaaatacagattcaagtaataagatataaaacataatgatattggtaaataatagtgatcacgtgatatatactgatacagtttttcacttcatctcattaagatacatatgctacagaaaatactaatgtactctgataacatgataaaaatcatattttaactgataaaaatttcatatatgaattgataaaattattaatgtttatgctgattgattcgttgatttttatgctaactgttatatatctgattcattaatccatatactaactcatatataactgcagatattggtaagataaaaggtaacagattgattataggctacctgatttatttatacatatgtatatggattcatataattatgattaatatatgtgcactttaaatagattcctagtgcatacacgcaaagatatatttcgattctgttatttatgatcatttttataatagattcctagtgcgtacacgcaaagatatatttcgattctgttatttatgatcatttatataatagattcctagtgcgtacacgcaaagatatatttcgactctgttatttatgatcatttatatataggatacatgatactttacatataggatacatgactgaggttatactacttcacatttaactagcgttcgaacaacttttcgtccattacacagttccagacaaccacctatagccaaatgaaatggccaattccaaatggttaaaacaaggggaaaatttgcctgggcggggtccaacgttctattttgcgctcatacttgttctctgcatcctaagccacacgaatacgttcgcgatgaataaaatcatccccagcacgagtccttcgccagcaacgtagagttgaatatccttctggtcgtaattgtcggaagtatgtcccttttgtagtcaatttccgacagccgccagagcgttccgcattaaaacgagattaacgacgggatacgggtgtcggtcgaagaagtccatgagataagcttattcacttatgatggtacttattcctttcacattgtaggcggttgttacttgactgccgtagtccgcagcgacgaacgattttttgaagttgcaatgtgaaactctcgtactgcaggatactgtaaccaggttccattaatcagcctgcaagtgaaattatacttgtcacaagggcaaagtaaattcagacaacatcaaatacgggcGGGAGAAagccagacttaacccacatgaattcgctgatattttatggaattcaaaagagtcagctgtacaaacttttttatccatggcattaacaatgagtgaacctatccaggtctatgatgactgtaaaaatatccataattataaaaaaataaacagatatcaatacgaatcccaaagaaaattctatattactggtagtaagttactagacaaagaagtggaaaacggagctatttgtaagattgccaggcaacataagagtcaaagagaatattaatcatgattctgtatttctctatgctaactgaaattaagttgtgataaaatccgatcctatgtgcccctaacaaaaatttcatattcaattttctcgcgcgcatcctctgaggttaatttttaaactttattaataggcaggcgatgcaacgaaagaacccactatgtaactaatttccatataaactttgggttttccaagaaaatgtgacattttcccatgaatgtgatttacttgaattgtcataggctaatgttgcaagtcaatttttcatatccatgacttgatacttctaaatgtctgtttaccaatgtcataagctgaattattgactaattgtctatgaggttcagaaaaaattcattcattttgatgttatagaaattctatttgcttattttgttcattaattttaaaacgattgcgatttcttaaccaagcttgcattgcaatgcggataagaatagattatggctatgtatgtcatcatgacctatgaaccacatgtgaagttcatgagctaagcattcctctgaggttaaaaggaacaatgctgaatcGGCAAATGCGACAGGCACCTTCTAGACATCGTCACCAGCtcaagagttacgttacttgctgtaaaagatacgactttagtattttcgaatgatattttttttgttttaattctccacccacatgagaagaatgtgtgaaaaaaacagtaccaaaattgaacaatataatattagtttcatgttggaaatctgcatgattgtaaataaatgtaattatgttaagatattccttattcaaactaatgaaaaccttttcattagtttgaatatatactatttgccctgtataagattatttgcatagatatacattttcacttctagacttcctgactttaaaatctcttttattttattttattctattttttttttttttttcattgactacgaatataaatcaccgggacagacaatatgtcagtaggttttgatatgtttttgaacttttagcttatttgtcattactaaagcattaagttagagttcaaatctttacgtatatatatttggatatttaattaacctatggttacgttttgcttattgattttatcgtgattccttttttgttataatttgtaacccttccgacttcttacggagtgtattatatcgactccacttgtatccatatttattttattttttatatttatttatatattttttatatatatttgataaattaatggttggcttgaatatgtggaaaagtgttctagcggcgtaccgtataaggctacttgcggtatcatttctacagatacgagatatgaatgataaaggtatttaaaaccgcgcaAACctctataatccagttcggatccaatatcacgaatggaactcgtaagacattgacacttttttatttatccgttattctaccaaacctattgactctgggtgataaaatatagtattggctttcttaatggaaaggaattcacacaacgagttaaggagattattattgatttacaccacccgagtcagattattattatgtgttgaattccatgtttactgatttagcactcataaatattcctagtgcactcaattgcagtgtttgtttgttttttttgttttttttaagtgctattaattctatataacgtgtcaaggcgaCTTTTAACACTAACCCTtgttaacactaagaggtgtttatttcctctgtcagactcgtaactctgttaatgattctacatgtattctttcaaggactgatttggcacgtgataggcccttaaactgacaggtgtcttagtgtgtcccttgttttcatgacacgtgtcacaatcagttatgtgctttttatatctgtaagcattgtaggccaataaaacagtgatttggctttctgtgacataatagggaaccctggatgacggaatgcaaccagtttaggacgattggtatgaaagagattattactaatacctggtcgttagtcatctgctgtgttcttcgggttttcctcgtcacggacctacatataatattacatttgattacattattctgatacacatactttaaatatacttttgctttagggtttctgctcgaagtgtttattgttttgcttagccgctgaccctgtttccgttcgaagtgtttattgttttgcttattgctgttgactcttgctttgttcagtttgtaacagttcggcgctccaacccagatattcaatgctcgcgatctcttgagttaatgaattttcttgtttagatacggttttaacaataggcacggatatttctatatcttttagtccaattaatggttctttgcagtatggtgcgggattgcgggatattgCGTcaactatgatatttgctttcccagttagatatcttaacttggctccaaagacctgaatgatcatttgccaccgagttcttttgggactgtgattaaagcctttgaaaaacttggtAAGTGACTcgtggtcagtaaggattttaacaggatagccgtagattatgaacttgaaatgtactagtgagttaacgatacctagcccttccttgcctattactgcagatttactttcagagggctttagtttacgtgaataaaaagctatagggaagaactgtttgtcatattgctgaagtagtacccctcttaccccttggtctgaggcgtctgttgcaataaaaaaaaattccttatttaaatcagggatttttaagttaggtgagctgcattattccgcttttaagatatcgaacacctgttgatgcttttcagaccataataaatctacgcccttcttcgtaagatctgttaaaggagctgtcatgaatgaagagttacatatttacatacgattgtaatacccactacagtgcaaaagtgctgtatcccctttttatgttaataggtaccgggagttatgaatagccgacaccttaccatggactactttaagaccttgactagacacataaaacgtaaataaacatgttcggtttttaaaaactcatatttagatattttactctgagattatttttcTGAGTCTctatagcactagctctagtttatgtgaatgtacttccaaggtattagaaaagattacaagaccaaccaataggcatgttgggtatcccctaaaagtctccaaacactatattgtaattggggcgcaacgtaatacaggggcatacgtaaaaattgataatgtcccctgagtgtgctgaaaacggtgtatgaggtacaatcgcttaggtaatggtatctggtaaaagcctttaagtaagtccaagctggtgaaaaatttattctaacctaacagagataagatgtcgtcagtacatggcactggaaactatcgggagtcgtttccttgtttaagcgacagaaatctacgcaggtacaccaagtccgatcttttatggcatgacgtttgagggaaaaattatatggactatttgatttcctaatgactcctattactaacatttttcaacttcgttatttatctctattttgaaatttcattgggagtctatgcgaaggtacgtatatagctttatgttcgTCCTTAgacagtattttgttttcaatgacatccatttttctcccagagatcattcgcaagtggagaaacttcctggtattcagataaaagattaaaaaaaaaatttctgctgaatcagctctgcttgaatgactttacggatattactttagatagagtataagagagattcatctacgactgattgggcgtgattaaattttagcaacaataaaaaaaatgcaatatttatatgtataggttttgtggattactagattaacttgttgctgtgagtcaaccgtgtataggacTTTGTTTGCAGAAAtctttatatttcagagtgtcgggaaggattaaaatttaatttcccagcaaggtcttttttcacgcactaagacattcgagggtgcatgtatctcgagattttgcgtgctcactgcgactgcggttgtgggagaattctgttgggttgttgaacaatatcacgatttatgagacaaatgatttgttcctctatataagttattatttgattaactgtctctttttgttcaaacggattttaatatgtttgaaggtttatagaattttcttttgataaacacgccttattttgcaggaggtaagataatattttgtatacccctagatggatatcttacaattacgctagatacagatcaatgtttttttataactatagaggtatctgtaagcgcttgcttatctggacttctcattagggaagttcgaacaacagacagtgagtccgtaaatacaggatattacatgtactaaaggaataaaacaagatattctcatttttacggcgcgtactgtcgggcttaatccaccactacttataataacttatagtattaaaaaaaacgagaacctgctttgattacttgatacggtcgtgtgatgcataagaaaagtcctttttaattttttcaacatcgctctccctctccgctgaagtcacttatgtggaatgtgctttgctttgaacactcagcagatttaactgaccctgaccgtctgactagatgacacagtgaCCAAGTGTgcataagcacgatttgtttgtttctgacaTTTAGGGCTACGGTTTACCTATTTCTTTggataataattaggattcttctctttattaccatcggcaacgtattgtgtgtttttagcattatgttactggttacgtataaagcaacgaacatatgaatgacttgaactatgcaggaactgagcgattactattaagacaagttatctctactgcattcaatattaactgtttgtacttgctgttgtttacttcattctttgctaaaatttgaaatagtgagggatcctggtcagcgcatttagcctaatgaaagttttttacagacatgttattccttgcaatccagccgtatttttaaagttaagttgagtcattgaggttcgatattttatataactcaaaaaactcaaggctagaactgcgatcgggactttgcaaaggagcatttattgtcatgacccaaaatagtgttacctctaatttatctagatttgtacgggtgttccacttgtttttgtgtgttttctaatcactacggtacctaacgaccctatccatgcatctgtataaatacagacgtccactgcataaacgcatattcactgtttaatatgatttgttacgtaaaggattaataatcacccaaaatgataaaattaacatagtatatgattatgatatttcaggagaacttctagaaacagaaactcaaagataaaaaactcgcagtagcgaaatctcaatgatgtagataatttatgtaaaaag is drawn from Macrobrachium nipponense isolate FS-2020 chromosome 47, ASM1510439v2, whole genome shotgun sequence and contains these coding sequences:
- the LOC135204843 gene encoding zinc finger protein OZF-like, with protein sequence MNPGHSLEFPLKSETEGALSLPSINQENSNLAAFSGTSDGDFLSLDPLMDIKIEPEEFCESNEDDEYSYEMNSIVNEKHPETCKKEVKQERRICDNGEKPFVSTYCEKAFYKKINLTNDITNPTREKFICNDCGKTFSWKHNLIAHMRIHTGEKPFMCKECGKGFAHKHHLTIHMKIHTGEKPFMCKKCGKAFSRKIRLTLHMRLHTGEKPYMCNECGKAFSQKPSLTSHMKLHTGETPFMCKECGKAFSRKLHLTFHMRLHTGEKPYMCNECGKAFSQKPSLTSHMKLHTGEKPYMCKECGKAFSQKPNLTRHMRFHTGEKSYMCKECGKAFSQKQHLTSHMRIHTGEKPFRCKECGKAFSQKSSLTDHMRLHTGEKSYMCNECGKAFSHKPNLTRHMRFHTSEKSYMCNECGKAFSHKHHLTIHMKIHTGENPFRCKECGKAFSQKSHLASHMKIHTGEKPFRCKECGKAFSQKSSLTSHMRMHTGEKPYMCKECGKAFSHKPSLTHHMRLHTGKEKETT